One Tamlana carrageenivorans genomic region harbors:
- a CDS encoding DUF5606 domain-containing protein: MSLEKVISISGKPGLYKLVTQTRGGFVAESLIDKKRISVSVQNNVSVLSEIAIYTLTEEVPLAQVFENIKVKENGEKASVNPKDSKDKLEEYFFSILPEYDEDRVYASDIKKVIQWYNLLQEHKMLDNLVEAEAEATESSEEEA, encoded by the coding sequence TTTAGAAAAAGTTATATCAATTTCAGGTAAACCAGGATTATATAAATTAGTAACACAAACCCGTGGTGGTTTTGTTGCAGAGTCTTTAATCGACAAAAAACGCATTTCTGTAAGCGTACAAAATAACGTAAGCGTATTAAGTGAAATTGCTATTTATACCTTAACGGAAGAAGTGCCTTTAGCTCAGGTTTTTGAAAATATAAAAGTGAAAGAAAACGGCGAGAAAGCGTCTGTAAATCCTAAAGATAGCAAAGATAAACTTGAAGAATATTTCTTTTCAATATTGCCAGAATACGATGAGGATCGTGTGTATGCTAGCGATATTAAAAAAGTTATCCAATGGTATAACTTACTACAAGAACATAAGATGCTTGATAATTTAGTTGAGGCTGAAGCTGAAGCGACCGAGTCTTCAGAAGAAGAAGCCTAA
- a CDS encoding peptidoglycan-binding protein LysM, which produces MVKNIASFGIIALTISTLLYFSFKSNETFDSSKYSTEGLDLDYTVSLDVIDESTAPQKYNEEIFTPYLGKSFVGFKEALAFKESRGKYSVVNTYGYLGKYQFGKGTLKLLGVTNPDHFLNSPSLQENAFIANTARNKWILRRDIKNFVGKKVNGILVTESGILAAAHLAGPGSVKKFLRSYGIDNFADGYGTTVGHYMKRFSGYDTSFIKPDRKAKAI; this is translated from the coding sequence ATGGTTAAAAATATTGCAAGTTTTGGAATTATCGCACTTACAATATCAACACTATTGTATTTCTCATTTAAATCGAATGAGACTTTTGATTCTAGTAAATATTCAACAGAAGGTTTAGATTTAGATTATACCGTAAGTTTGGATGTTATAGATGAAAGTACAGCGCCTCAAAAATATAACGAGGAAATTTTCACCCCTTACTTAGGAAAATCATTTGTGGGTTTTAAAGAGGCCTTAGCTTTTAAGGAATCAAGAGGGAAATATTCTGTGGTGAATACTTATGGGTACTTAGGTAAGTATCAATTTGGAAAAGGGACTTTAAAACTGTTAGGGGTTACGAATCCAGATCACTTTTTAAACAGTCCTAGTTTACAGGAAAATGCCTTTATCGCCAATACAGCACGTAACAAATGGATTTTGAGACGTGATATTAAAAACTTTGTTGGTAAAAAAGTGAATGGCATATTGGTTACCGAATCTGGTATTCTAGCAGCTGCTCACTTGGCTGGTCCTGGAAGTGTGAAAAAATTCTTAAGAAGTTACGGTATCGATAATTTCGCCGATGGTTATGGTACAACTGTTGGTCACTATATGAAACGTTTTTCTGGTTACGATACGTCGTTTATAAAACCAGATAGAAAAGCTAAAGCGATTTAA
- a CDS encoding glyceraldehyde-3-phosphate dehydrogenase: protein MTSNKNYEKELAFQADRRKATVAFIKIVSDLWYDKSIELVLFRNQLIDRNVSQILNLHDYAGKFVQKPISIFDTVKIAEAIKTLDLPPAKLDIGKLTYEYHIEENKANNATTFIAHKLRDAHKNGIIAPKDVVLYGFGRIGRLVARELMVRTGKGSQLRLRAIVTRSQIDAKILEKRAALLRNDSVHGDFPGTVSIDETNQALIINGTTVNIISANTPEDIDYTKYDINNALVIDNTGAFRDKVTLTKHLKAKGIDKVLITAPGKEIPNIVYGVNHKAYNPDEIDIFSAASCTTNAITPILKAVEDSCKVKSGHLETIHAYTNDQNLVDNFHSKYRRGRAAALNMVITETGAGSAVAKALPSLEGKLTSNAIRVPVPNGSLAILNLEIEKETTVKGINSVLKKYALEGDLVEQIKYELSDELVSSDIVGCSAPSIFDSKSTIVRKDGKNIILYIWYDNEYGYSHQVIRLAKYIAKVRRYTYY, encoded by the coding sequence ATGACCTCTAACAAAAATTACGAGAAGGAATTAGCCTTTCAGGCCGACCGCAGAAAAGCGACAGTAGCCTTTATTAAAATTGTAAGCGACCTTTGGTATGACAAATCAATTGAATTGGTGCTTTTTAGAAACCAGCTTATCGACAGAAATGTGAGTCAGATTTTAAACTTACACGACTATGCTGGCAAATTTGTACAAAAACCTATTTCTATTTTTGATACTGTTAAAATTGCAGAAGCTATTAAAACCTTAGATCTCCCACCTGCCAAACTAGACATTGGTAAACTCACTTACGAATATCATATCGAAGAAAACAAAGCAAATAATGCCACTACTTTTATTGCTCATAAATTAAGAGATGCACATAAAAATGGAATTATCGCACCTAAAGATGTCGTTTTATATGGTTTTGGACGTATAGGGAGACTCGTGGCCCGCGAACTCATGGTTAGAACAGGAAAAGGCAGTCAATTGAGATTGCGTGCCATTGTAACTCGTAGCCAAATAGATGCTAAGATATTAGAAAAACGAGCGGCCTTGTTACGTAACGATTCTGTTCATGGCGATTTTCCTGGAACCGTTTCTATAGATGAAACAAACCAAGCCCTAATCATTAATGGTACCACCGTAAATATTATTTCTGCCAATACCCCTGAAGACATCGATTATACAAAATATGATATTAATAATGCACTTGTCATTGATAATACGGGTGCTTTTAGAGATAAAGTCACATTGACAAAACATTTAAAAGCTAAAGGTATTGACAAAGTTTTAATCACTGCACCAGGGAAAGAAATTCCAAACATTGTATATGGTGTTAACCATAAAGCCTATAACCCTGACGAAATTGATATTTTTTCGGCAGCATCATGTACCACCAATGCCATAACACCAATTTTAAAAGCTGTTGAAGATTCTTGTAAAGTTAAAAGTGGACATTTAGAAACCATTCACGCTTATACCAACGATCAAAATTTAGTGGATAATTTTCATAGTAAATACCGTAGAGGTCGTGCAGCAGCACTTAATATGGTAATCACCGAAACTGGAGCAGGCAGCGCTGTTGCTAAAGCCTTACCTAGTTTGGAAGGTAAATTAACCTCTAACGCCATACGCGTACCAGTCCCGAATGGGTCATTAGCTATTTTAAATTTAGAGATCGAAAAAGAAACTACCGTTAAGGGTATTAATAGTGTTTTAAAAAAATATGCTTTAGAAGGCGATTTGGTAGAACAAATAAAATATGAACTTAGCGACGAACTAGTTTCTAGTGATATTGTTGGCTGTTCGGCGCCTTCAATCTTTGATAGTAAATCTACTATAGTTAGAAAAGATGGTAAAAATATCATTCTTTACATTTGGTACGATAACGAATATGGTTATAGCCACCAAGTGATTAGACTGGCAAAATATATCGCTAAAGTGAGACGTTATACATATTATTAA
- a CDS encoding TlpA family protein disulfide reductase, producing the protein MKTNFSTKNILFIVVIVLLLIPQTRHPIQVWLNKGLALFSPAVVDENKQAVLTDYKWALQTKSGQIVSFEQSQGKVVLLNFWATWCAPCIAEMPSLQLLYEDYKDKVDFVFVSSDPPEKVEDFLKKEGYTFENYRIKSQLPDLLDVTNIPRTFLIDQSGHIIIDKTGAANWNSESVRTTIDASLNR; encoded by the coding sequence ATGAAAACTAATTTTAGCACAAAAAATATTCTATTTATTGTTGTAATAGTTTTACTGTTAATCCCTCAAACAAGACACCCAATTCAAGTGTGGCTAAATAAGGGCCTAGCTTTATTTAGTCCAGCCGTAGTTGATGAAAATAAGCAAGCAGTTTTAACAGATTATAAATGGGCTTTACAAACAAAATCTGGGCAAATTGTTAGTTTTGAACAAAGTCAGGGCAAAGTAGTGCTTTTAAATTTTTGGGCAACCTGGTGTGCGCCTTGTATTGCCGAAATGCCTAGCTTACAATTGCTTTATGAGGATTATAAAGATAAAGTAGATTTTGTTTTTGTTTCAAGTGATCCACCGGAAAAAGTTGAAGACTTTTTAAAGAAGGAGGGCTATACGTTTGAAAACTATAGGATTAAAAGTCAGTTGCCAGATCTGTTAGATGTGACTAATATTCCACGGACTTTTTTAATCGATCAATCTGGACATATAATAATTGATAAAACAGGAGCTGCCAATTGGAATAGTGAAAGTGTAAGGACGACCATTGATGCATCGTTAAATCGTTAA
- the dapF gene encoding diaminopimelate epimerase, whose translation MQQTFYKYQGTGNDFVMIDNRLQTFDKNNTKQVAFLCDRRFGVGADGLILLENHPEYDFKMVYYNADGNESTMCGNGGRCLVAFAQQLGVITNKAVFEAIDGLHHATIENGIVHLQMLDVDVVEKHDNHVFLNTGSPHHVQFETAIEDFDIKSKGSGIRYGAPYNQEGTNVNFVQKISDTTFRVRTYERGVEDETLSCGTGVTAVAIAMHATGETNQSTVNLNVEGGKLQVRFDVENGHYHNVWLIGPATYVFEGNI comes from the coding sequence ATGCAACAGACTTTTTACAAATACCAAGGAACAGGAAACGATTTTGTGATGATTGATAATCGTCTGCAAACATTCGACAAAAATAATACCAAACAAGTTGCTTTTTTATGTGACAGACGTTTTGGCGTAGGGGCAGATGGTTTAATTTTATTAGAAAATCACCCTGAATATGATTTTAAAATGGTCTATTATAATGCCGATGGAAACGAAAGTACCATGTGTGGTAATGGGGGGCGTTGTTTGGTGGCTTTTGCTCAGCAATTAGGTGTTATTACCAATAAAGCTGTTTTTGAAGCTATTGATGGCTTACATCATGCTACTATAGAAAATGGCATAGTTCATTTACAAATGTTAGATGTTGATGTTGTTGAAAAACATGATAATCATGTGTTTTTAAATACAGGCTCACCACATCACGTACAGTTCGAAACTGCTATTGAAGATTTTGATATTAAAAGTAAAGGCTCTGGTATTCGCTATGGTGCACCTTATAATCAAGAAGGTACTAATGTGAATTTCGTTCAGAAAATTTCAGATACCACTTTTAGAGTACGCACATATGAGCGTGGTGTTGAGGATGAAACTTTGTCATGTGGAACAGGAGTAACTGCCGTAGCCATCGCCATGCATGCTACAGGTGAAACCAATCAGAGTACTGTAAATTTAAATGTTGAAGGCGGTAAGCTTCAAGTACGTTTCGATGTAGAAAATGGCCATTACCACAATGTTTGGCTAATCGGTCCAGCAACTTACGTGTTTGAAGGAAACATATGA
- a CDS encoding tRNA (guanine-N1)-methyltransferase, with protein MRKLEKLRNTMPKMTFIKSSLCIAFTCLFTLHSTAQTDIDEDKLSLNSGTIDSQFEYVIQKSNKYQDYKVVKKDWLYTLKSHTIDSLNAVRKDLVATQGVVKTQEQEISDLKLKLTNTQTDLDQTNIEKDNMSLFGIQLGKANYNVLMWSIIGVLLACLIFFIYKFNNSNIITKEANRNLAEVEEEFEEHRRTALEREQKVRRQLQDELNKNK; from the coding sequence TTGCGAAAATTAGAAAAATTACGAAACACCATGCCAAAAATGACATTCATCAAATCATCACTATGCATTGCCTTTACTTGCCTTTTTACACTACACTCAACTGCCCAAACGGATATCGATGAAGATAAATTATCCTTAAACAGCGGTACTATTGATAGTCAGTTTGAATATGTTATTCAAAAATCAAATAAATATCAGGATTACAAGGTTGTAAAAAAAGATTGGTTATACACTTTAAAATCGCATACTATTGATTCTTTAAATGCCGTACGAAAAGATTTGGTAGCAACACAAGGTGTTGTTAAAACTCAAGAGCAAGAGATTTCAGACCTAAAATTAAAACTCACGAACACTCAAACGGACTTAGATCAAACGAACATTGAAAAAGACAACATGTCATTATTTGGCATCCAATTAGGAAAAGCGAATTATAACGTATTAATGTGGTCTATTATAGGCGTTCTTCTGGCCTGCTTGATATTCTTTATCTACAAATTTAATAACAGTAATATCATTACCAAAGAAGCTAACCGCAACTTGGCTGAAGTGGAAGAGGAATTTGAAGAACACCGAAGAACAGCCTTAGAGCGTGAACAAAAAGTACGTCGTCAACTTCAAGACGAACTGAATAAGAATAAGTAG
- a CDS encoding GNAT family N-acetyltransferase — MITLKGDIIYLRALEPEDLDFVYEVENDESIWEMSCTQTPYSRFLIKQYLEHAHKDIYEAKQLRLVISTYEDVAVGMIDLFDFDVKNKRAGVGILVKTPSDRLKGYGKEALGLLIDYCFTHLDLHQLYCSITEGNMASIKLFSNHGFKEIGLKKDWTCVRGTYKNEYLFQLINN; from the coding sequence ATGATAACTTTAAAAGGTGATATCATTTATTTACGTGCCTTAGAACCTGAGGATTTAGACTTTGTTTACGAGGTAGAAAATGATGAATCCATATGGGAAATGAGCTGCACCCAAACGCCTTATTCTAGATTTTTAATAAAACAATATTTAGAGCATGCTCATAAGGATATATATGAAGCAAAGCAATTACGCTTGGTGATTTCCACTTATGAAGATGTTGCTGTTGGAATGATCGATTTGTTCGATTTCGATGTTAAAAATAAAAGGGCAGGAGTGGGAATTTTGGTTAAAACGCCAAGCGATCGATTAAAAGGCTATGGAAAGGAAGCTCTGGGCTTGCTTATAGATTACTGTTTTACACACTTAGATTTGCATCAGCTATATTGTAGTATCACCGAAGGTAATATGGCTAGTATAAAGCTTTTTTCTAATCATGGTTTTAAAGAAATTGGACTTAAAAAAGATTGGACCTGTGTTCGAGGCACATATAAAAACGAATATTTATTTCAACTTATTAATAATTAA
- a CDS encoding low molecular weight protein-tyrosine-phosphatase, which yields MMNILMVCLGNICRSPLAEGILKSKLPSGGFHVDSAGTASYHIGASPDRRSIEVAKKHGLDISKLRGRQLVVSDFDKFDYIYVMDASNYQNALKLARNEDDRKKAKYILNEVYPNQNFDVPDPYYGGDEGFQNVYNMLEEACEKIANDLRSL from the coding sequence ATGATGAATATACTGATGGTTTGCCTGGGAAACATTTGCCGTTCTCCCCTAGCTGAAGGCATCCTAAAATCAAAACTCCCATCAGGAGGATTTCACGTAGATTCTGCTGGCACTGCCAGTTATCATATTGGTGCCTCACCAGATAGACGCTCGATTGAAGTAGCCAAGAAACATGGTTTAGACATTTCAAAGCTTCGGGGCAGACAACTGGTAGTTTCAGATTTTGATAAGTTTGATTACATTTATGTTATGGATGCTTCCAATTATCAAAATGCACTTAAACTGGCTAGAAATGAAGACGACCGTAAAAAAGCGAAATACATCTTAAACGAAGTGTATCCAAATCAAAATTTTGATGTTCCAGACCCCTATTATGGTGGTGATGAAGGCTTTCAAAATGTGTATAACATGCTAGAGGAAGCCTGCGAAAAAATTGCAAATGACTTAAGGTCTTTATAA
- the mltG gene encoding endolytic transglycosylase MltG → MYIKKILLAIVGLGLVAAVFFANFVYKTMLKPNTAFNNESAYIFVPTQATYQDVRAQLEPLLIDIETFDDLAKQKKYISNIKAGRFEIKKGMNNNDIINSIRSRNLPIRVSFNNQESLEKLAGRVAEQIEADSLSLLTTMTDEAFLKNNGFSLATALGMYVPNSYEFFWNTSAEGFRDRMLKEYKAFWNASRLKKAKDIGLSQDQVIALASIVHEESKQAAELPRIAGVYMNRIKVGMPLQADPTLKYAAYQLPEYKDTVIKRVLNVHKEIPSPYNTYLNRGLPPGLIAMPDITAIDAVLNYEKHSYYYFVADAKRLGFHKFAKTLAQHNRNAAEYWRYLSSQGIRK, encoded by the coding sequence ATGTATATAAAAAAGATACTTCTTGCTATTGTTGGTTTAGGGCTTGTTGCCGCCGTGTTTTTTGCAAATTTTGTTTATAAGACGATGTTAAAGCCTAATACTGCTTTTAACAATGAATCTGCTTACATTTTTGTACCTACTCAAGCAACTTATCAAGATGTAAGAGCTCAATTAGAGCCTTTATTAATCGACATCGAGACTTTTGATGATCTAGCGAAACAGAAAAAATACATATCTAACATTAAAGCTGGTCGTTTTGAGATAAAAAAGGGCATGAATAATAATGATATTATTAATTCTATAAGAAGTAGAAATTTGCCTATTCGAGTGTCATTTAATAATCAAGAATCTCTTGAAAAGCTTGCAGGACGTGTTGCGGAACAAATAGAGGCTGATAGTTTGTCTTTATTAACAACAATGACTGATGAGGCTTTTTTAAAAAATAACGGATTTAGTTTAGCTACAGCTCTAGGTATGTACGTGCCTAATAGTTATGAGTTTTTCTGGAATACATCGGCTGAAGGTTTTAGAGACCGCATGTTAAAGGAATATAAAGCCTTTTGGAATGCTTCTAGGCTTAAAAAGGCGAAAGATATAGGTTTATCCCAAGATCAAGTCATTGCTTTAGCGTCTATAGTTCATGAAGAGTCAAAACAAGCCGCAGAATTACCTAGAATTGCAGGGGTTTACATGAATCGAATTAAAGTAGGCATGCCTTTACAGGCCGATCCCACACTTAAATACGCAGCCTATCAGTTACCAGAATATAAAGATACGGTGATTAAACGTGTTTTAAATGTGCATAAAGAAATTCCTTCTCCATATAATACTTACCTTAACCGAGGTTTACCTCCAGGACTTATAGCCATGCCCGATATTACAGCTATTGATGCTGTTTTAAATTATGAAAAACACAGTTATTACTATTTTGTTGCCGATGCCAAACGATTAGGGTTTCATAAGTTTGCAAAAACATTAGCTCAACATAATAGGAACGCTGCCGAATACTGGCGGTACCTTTCTTCGCAGGGTATCAGAAAATAA
- a CDS encoding trypsin-like peptidase domain-containing protein, with protein MKKIFSMLLVSALGGIFTLSAYKIFIENNHAELVTTTDTEAVSIPTTPVNNMGNYKAYEAPDFSVAAENTVNAVVHVKNVTLSSGQMTFQDFFYGRSPQRAQVGTGSGVIINTDGYIITNNHVIKNAQELSVTLNNNKTYTAQLIGADSKNDIALLKIDADEALPFVTFADSDNVKVGEWVLAVGNPFNLTSTVTAGIISAKSRDLSGTSSQSFLQTDAAVNPGNSGGALVNTKGELVGINTAISSQTGSYIGYSFAVPSNIARKVIEDILEYGNVQTGILGIQGGALNSSVAEKIGIDDTEGVYIDSVVEGSGADKAGLKNGDIIKEIDQIKVSKFSDLTGHLSAKRPGDVVNLTLLRAGALKSVNVTLAKNNTFNMPLVGRIKNTTKNDLKKLKASNGVKIVQLNGEYEQYWKNNGILEGSIITSINDVKVNTVDDVQNILKERSTYEPIRLELINTNGQRERFNFR; from the coding sequence ATGAAGAAGATTTTTTCCATGCTATTAGTTTCAGCTTTAGGTGGTATTTTCACCTTAAGCGCATACAAAATTTTTATAGAAAACAACCATGCGGAATTGGTTACAACTACCGATACTGAAGCCGTAAGCATACCAACAACCCCTGTTAATAACATGGGTAACTACAAAGCTTATGAAGCCCCTGATTTTTCTGTAGCTGCAGAAAATACCGTTAATGCCGTGGTGCACGTAAAAAATGTGACACTAAGCTCTGGCCAAATGACCTTTCAAGATTTCTTTTACGGAAGAAGTCCGCAACGCGCACAAGTTGGTACTGGTTCTGGGGTGATTATTAATACCGATGGTTACATTATCACCAACAATCACGTGATTAAAAATGCACAAGAACTATCGGTAACATTAAACAATAACAAAACCTACACCGCCCAACTTATAGGTGCCGATTCAAAAAATGATATTGCATTACTTAAAATAGATGCTGATGAAGCATTACCTTTTGTCACTTTTGCCGATTCGGATAACGTTAAAGTAGGCGAATGGGTTTTGGCCGTTGGTAACCCTTTTAATTTAACATCGACAGTGACTGCTGGAATTATTAGTGCCAAGTCAAGAGATTTGTCTGGAACCAGCTCGCAATCCTTTCTTCAAACCGATGCAGCCGTAAACCCTGGGAATTCTGGAGGTGCTCTGGTAAACACAAAGGGTGAGCTTGTAGGTATTAACACAGCCATCTCTTCTCAAACAGGATCATATATCGGGTATTCCTTTGCTGTCCCTAGCAATATTGCCAGAAAAGTAATTGAAGATATTTTAGAATACGGCAATGTACAAACCGGTATTTTAGGTATTCAAGGCGGTGCATTAAACAGTTCTGTTGCCGAAAAAATTGGAATCGATGACACCGAAGGTGTATATATCGATAGTGTTGTTGAAGGTTCTGGAGCAGACAAAGCAGGACTTAAAAACGGTGATATTATAAAAGAGATAGACCAAATTAAAGTTTCTAAATTTTCTGATTTAACAGGACACTTAAGTGCAAAACGCCCTGGCGATGTTGTTAACTTAACCTTGCTTAGAGCCGGAGCTCTAAAATCTGTAAATGTTACACTTGCCAAAAATAACACCTTTAATATGCCTTTAGTAGGACGTATTAAAAACACAACGAAGAACGATTTAAAAAAACTCAAAGCAAGTAATGGTGTGAAAATTGTTCAGTTGAATGGTGAATATGAACAATACTGGAAAAACAATGGTATATTAGAAGGTAGCATTATTACCTCCATAAATGATGTTAAAGTAAATACGGTTGATGATGTTCAAAACATTCTGAAAGAAAGATCGACTTATGAGCCTATAAGACTTGAACTCATTAATACAAACGGACAAAGAGAGCGTTTTAATTTTAGATAA
- a CDS encoding SAM-dependent methyltransferase, with product MTNHGKLYLIPTTLGDNNPMEVLPITVKNIIEQTNIFIVENEKTARRFIKKICPDKPQPSLKLFLLNKFTNEADLPSFLEPCLSGTSIGLLSEAGCPGVADPGADVVKIAHDKNIKVVPLVGPSSILMAMMSSGMNGQSFAFNGYLPIDKGERKAEIKRLERLSYEQDQSQLFIETPYRNNKMIEDLANFLENNTQVCVACDITLPTEFIKTQPANAWKKNKVDLHKRPTLFIIHKT from the coding sequence ATGACAAACCACGGCAAACTTTATTTAATTCCAACAACTTTAGGTGATAACAATCCTATGGAAGTGTTACCAATTACGGTAAAAAACATCATAGAACAAACCAACATCTTTATTGTTGAGAACGAAAAAACCGCAAGACGCTTTATTAAAAAGATTTGTCCGGATAAACCTCAACCTTCGTTAAAACTTTTTCTTTTAAACAAATTTACTAATGAAGCTGATTTACCAAGTTTTTTAGAGCCTTGTTTATCAGGAACCTCAATTGGACTCTTATCGGAAGCGGGGTGCCCTGGCGTGGCGGATCCTGGAGCCGATGTTGTTAAGATCGCTCATGATAAAAATATAAAAGTTGTGCCTTTAGTAGGGCCATCATCCATACTTATGGCCATGATGAGCTCCGGCATGAACGGTCAGAGTTTTGCTTTCAACGGTTATTTACCTATAGATAAAGGTGAACGTAAAGCTGAAATTAAACGTTTAGAGCGCTTATCTTACGAGCAAGACCAATCACAATTATTTATTGAAACACCCTACCGAAATAATAAAATGATTGAGGACTTGGCTAATTTTTTAGAAAATAACACTCAAGTTTGTGTAGCCTGTGATATTACATTACCTACAGAATTCATTAAAACACAACCAGCAAATGCCTGGAAAAAAAATAAGGTAGATCTTCATAAAAGACCTACCTTGTTTATTATTCATAAAACTTAA
- the dnaA gene encoding chromosomal replication initiator protein DnaA: MSVTAQSVWNNCLEFIKDNIQPQAYKTWFEPIVAVKLTGTALSIQVPSKFFYEWLEEHYVKILKVSLTKELGETAKLVYIIKMENTYGNKQPFTEKIPSANRSSVKSQNVDIPLNNKSPELRNPFVIPGIRNVKIESQLNPNYSFENFLEGDSNRLARSAGLAVAAKPGGTSFNPLLIFGGVGLGKTHLAHAIGVDIKDKYPEKTVLYISAEKFTQQYIDAVKKNNRNDFIHFYQIIDVLIIDDVQFLSGKTGTQDVFFHIFNHLHQNGKQVILTSDKAPVDMQDIEQRLLSRFKWGLSAELQNPDFETRVSILKNKLYRDGVEMPDEIIDYVAKNIKSNVRELEGAIISLIAQSSFNKKEITIDLARVIVEKFVKNTKREVSIDYIQKVVSDYFQMDIDTLQSKTRKRHIVQARQLAMFFAKKHTKASLASIGSQIGKRDHATVLHACKTVDNLSSTDKQFKKYVEDITKKLSV; the protein is encoded by the coding sequence ATGAGTGTAACTGCGCAATCGGTATGGAATAACTGTCTTGAATTTATAAAGGATAATATCCAACCGCAAGCCTACAAAACTTGGTTTGAACCTATTGTAGCAGTTAAACTAACAGGCACAGCATTAAGCATTCAAGTACCGAGTAAATTTTTCTACGAATGGCTTGAAGAACACTATGTAAAGATCCTAAAAGTTTCACTCACCAAGGAGTTAGGAGAAACCGCCAAGTTAGTTTACATTATTAAAATGGAAAACACTTATGGCAACAAACAACCCTTCACTGAAAAGATTCCAAGTGCGAACCGTTCGTCTGTAAAATCGCAAAATGTTGACATTCCTTTAAACAATAAAAGTCCTGAATTACGCAATCCGTTTGTCATTCCAGGCATTAGAAATGTAAAGATTGAGTCGCAACTAAACCCGAATTACAGTTTTGAGAATTTCTTAGAAGGCGACTCTAATCGTTTGGCACGAAGTGCTGGATTAGCTGTAGCAGCCAAACCTGGAGGAACTTCTTTCAACCCCTTATTAATTTTTGGAGGAGTTGGTTTAGGAAAAACACACTTAGCTCATGCCATAGGTGTTGATATTAAAGATAAATACCCAGAAAAAACCGTTTTATATATTTCAGCTGAAAAATTCACACAACAATATATAGATGCCGTTAAAAAGAACAACAGAAATGATTTTATCCATTTTTATCAAATTATTGATGTATTAATTATTGATGATGTTCAGTTCCTTTCTGGAAAAACAGGAACTCAAGACGTTTTCTTTCACATATTTAACCATTTACACCAAAACGGCAAACAGGTTATTTTAACAAGTGACAAGGCTCCTGTTGATATGCAAGATATTGAACAACGCTTATTGTCTCGTTTCAAATGGGGCTTGTCGGCAGAGTTACAAAATCCAGATTTTGAAACCCGAGTTTCAATACTGAAAAACAAACTATACCGAGATGGTGTTGAAATGCCAGATGAAATTATCGATTATGTGGCTAAAAACATCAAATCGAATGTTCGGGAGCTTGAAGGTGCAATCATTTCATTGATAGCACAGTCTTCTTTCAATAAAAAGGAAATTACGATTGACTTAGCGCGTGTTATTGTTGAGAAATTTGTAAAAAACACAAAACGCGAAGTTTCTATAGACTATATCCAAAAAGTGGTATCCGATTATTTCCAAATGGATATCGATACTTTACAGTCTAAAACCAGAAAACGTCATATTGTTCAAGCCAGACAATTGGCTATGTTTTTTGCTAAAAAACACACTAAAGCTTCTTTAGCTAGTATTGGATCTCAAATAGGAAAAAGAGATCATGCCACCGTATTACACGCCTGTAAAACAGTGGATAATCTATCTTCAACAGACAAACAGTTCAAAAAGTATGTTGAAGACATTACTAAAAAACTTTCGGTTTAA